In a single window of the Oscillatoria sp. FACHB-1407 genome:
- a CDS encoding MFS transporter, with amino-acid sequence MFQYFAQVPSLTEDFALSFLSGPQFFIALIAGVVMAFAFQFILSNLSVAIGISAGINPADTDDDYSRDKERTWGKKLRKIEAKVGTTTLFIVNTAVFIACFLAVKLTLIHDAGLAAIVSVVIWSVYFLLLVWLSSQAIASVVGTVGSAANTGLQGVVGTVATALSGRAASKQVTDTVEASVDVVKRELQSALSSDRLRENLEGYVSNIRLPQIPQLDLNNVPNQAMTLLSNANLPAFENSDLLNIIRSATPEDLESGKLRERLTQLLGIKLPSNGNGQANGGLTNGESQPQQGGVGLRERTMQLGTDTLIATLTGRSGLAKLNPEDLTKVLNALGFSDISVEKVTRSLNAAREQLGQQANQVGQQASHLGQQAGQAVKGLSRQPAFTIRSDVENYLLNSPGWYLRPENLDRGFREVLFDPEANAGLVRQQLEQLNRSYFVGVLNRREGVVVEQINDIADELEVVRQEVLDTVRAAEEQERIAGLRHRVETYLKSAPKEALMSESIQQDFTALLADPDATYEMLGNRLLQFDRDALTQMLLAGRQDLNPEETERILNDLEGARDRFLNQSQETWNQLQAEAGEFRQQVERYLTETNPTELTPTAIQQTLQQMLQAPERGFGTLRAGLGQLNRTSLQQVLSQRQDLSSQQVNQLIDQFESVRDEILHTPRELAEQAREQVDRLTTQIADYLRSTNLEELNPEGIQRDLQQLLNDPQAGVSALGERLSHVDRDTLVRLLSQRQDLSEEQVNRAIDQVFETLQSIARSPREIATRTRDRVQDFTTDLTDYLRNTNREELNPEGIQRDLQRLFKHPKAGVEQLSDRLSQVDRGTLVSLLTQRQDVTEEEANRIVDQVLDQAKSIQQQLLQPVRAVKDQVQNATDKVTGNVRNYLDSLDLPELNYDNIQRDVRKLFDDPEAGFDALKDRLSQFDRETLVTLLTSRSNLSEEQVNQVIDQIEAARDSVLQRAERVQTKAQERVRALKHQAKEQAEEVQKTAASAAWWVFGTAITSVATAAIAGILAAAGVKFLG; translated from the coding sequence ATGTTCCAGTATTTTGCTCAAGTCCCGTCCTTAACGGAGGATTTTGCTCTGTCATTTCTCTCAGGACCGCAATTTTTTATTGCGCTGATTGCTGGAGTGGTGATGGCATTTGCATTTCAATTTATCCTCAGCAATCTCTCAGTCGCAATTGGCATTTCAGCCGGGATAAATCCTGCTGACACAGATGACGACTATAGTCGTGACAAGGAGAGAACCTGGGGCAAAAAGCTTCGCAAAATTGAAGCCAAAGTTGGCACAACAACCCTGTTTATTGTGAATACAGCCGTGTTTATCGCGTGCTTTTTAGCTGTGAAATTGACGCTAATTCACGACGCAGGATTAGCCGCGATCGTCTCTGTGGTCATCTGGTCAGTTTATTTCTTGCTGCTGGTGTGGCTGAGTTCGCAAGCGATCGCCTCTGTAGTTGGTACAGTCGGCAGTGCAGCCAACACCGGGCTGCAAGGGGTCGTTGGAACGGTAGCAACGGCTCTCAGTGGTCGAGCAGCTAGCAAACAAGTAACCGATACGGTCGAAGCATCCGTAGATGTGGTGAAACGGGAGTTGCAATCGGCTTTGAGTAGCGATCGCCTGCGCGAAAATCTGGAGGGCTATGTCTCCAACATTCGTTTGCCTCAAATCCCTCAACTCGATCTCAACAACGTTCCAAATCAAGCAATGACACTGTTGAGCAACGCCAACCTGCCTGCCTTTGAGAACTCTGATTTATTAAACATTATTCGTTCAGCAACTCCTGAAGATTTGGAATCGGGCAAACTGCGCGAGCGTCTGACTCAACTTCTAGGCATCAAACTTCCTAGCAATGGCAACGGGCAAGCCAATGGAGGCCTCACCAACGGTGAAAGTCAACCGCAACAAGGCGGTGTGGGTCTACGGGAGCGCACCATGCAACTGGGAACTGATACCTTGATTGCAACCCTCACCGGACGCAGTGGATTAGCCAAGCTCAACCCGGAAGATTTGACCAAGGTGCTGAATGCACTGGGGTTTTCAGACATCTCCGTTGAGAAAGTGACGCGATCGCTCAATGCCGCCAGAGAGCAACTGGGACAACAAGCCAATCAGGTCGGTCAGCAAGCGAGTCACTTGGGACAACAAGCGGGCCAAGCCGTTAAAGGATTGAGTCGTCAGCCCGCTTTCACCATTCGTTCCGATGTGGAAAACTATTTGCTCAACTCTCCCGGTTGGTATTTGCGCCCAGAGAATCTCGATCGCGGTTTTAGAGAAGTGCTATTTGACCCAGAAGCCAATGCAGGGTTAGTCCGGCAGCAACTCGAACAGTTGAACCGTAGCTATTTTGTTGGGGTGCTGAATCGGCGTGAAGGCGTCGTGGTTGAGCAGATTAACGACATTGCCGACGAGTTAGAAGTCGTGCGACAGGAAGTGCTGGATACGGTGCGGGCTGCTGAAGAACAGGAACGCATCGCTGGCCTGCGCCATCGCGTTGAAACTTATCTAAAATCAGCCCCGAAAGAGGCACTGATGAGCGAAAGCATTCAACAGGATTTCACGGCTTTGTTAGCAGATCCCGATGCGACCTATGAAATGCTGGGCAACCGCTTACTGCAATTCGATCGCGATGCCTTGACGCAAATGCTTTTGGCAGGGCGACAAGACCTCAACCCAGAAGAAACAGAGCGGATTCTCAACGATCTGGAAGGGGCACGCGATCGCTTCCTCAACCAATCTCAGGAAACCTGGAACCAGTTGCAGGCAGAAGCCGGAGAATTTCGTCAACAGGTCGAGCGTTATCTGACAGAAACCAATCCGACTGAGCTAACTCCGACCGCCATCCAACAGACCTTGCAGCAAATGTTGCAGGCACCTGAACGAGGTTTTGGAACACTGCGGGCAGGTTTAGGACAACTCAACCGCACTTCATTGCAGCAGGTGCTTTCTCAACGGCAAGACCTGAGTTCACAGCAGGTCAATCAACTGATTGACCAGTTTGAATCCGTGCGTGATGAGATTTTGCACACGCCTCGCGAACTCGCCGAACAAGCCAGAGAACAGGTCGATCGCCTCACCACTCAAATCGCAGACTATTTGCGGAGCACGAATCTAGAGGAACTCAACCCAGAAGGCATCCAGCGCGATTTGCAACAGTTGCTCAACGACCCGCAAGCCGGGGTTTCTGCTCTGGGAGAACGGTTGTCGCACGTCGATCGCGATACGCTAGTGAGACTGCTGAGCCAACGCCAGGATTTGAGTGAGGAGCAGGTGAATCGAGCCATCGATCAAGTGTTTGAGACGCTACAATCGATCGCCCGATCGCCCCGTGAAATCGCTACTCGAACTCGCGATCGCGTCCAGGATTTCACCACAGATCTCACTGATTACCTGCGAAACACCAATCGTGAGGAATTGAACCCAGAAGGCATTCAACGTGACCTACAACGCTTGTTCAAACACCCCAAAGCGGGAGTTGAGCAGTTAAGCGATCGCCTCTCTCAAGTCGATCGGGGTACGTTGGTTTCCCTGCTGACTCAACGGCAAGATGTGACGGAAGAAGAAGCCAATCGCATCGTGGATCAGGTGCTCGATCAGGCGAAGTCCATTCAACAACAACTCCTGCAACCTGTTCGCGCAGTCAAAGATCAGGTGCAAAATGCAACGGATAAAGTCACTGGCAACGTACGGAATTATCTCGACTCCCTCGATCTTCCTGAACTCAACTACGACAACATTCAACGCGATGTTCGCAAGTTGTTTGACGATCCAGAAGCGGGATTCGACGCCTTGAAGGATCGCCTCAGTCAGTTCGATCGCGAAACGCTCGTCACGCTGCTCACCTCACGATCCAATCTCTCAGAGGAGCAGGTGAATCAAGTCATCGACCAGATCGAAGCGGCACGCGACAGTGTATTGCAACGCGCAGAACGAGTGCAGACCAAAGCCCAAGAGCGGGTTAGAGCCTTAAAACATCAAGCCAAAGAACAGGCGGAAGAAGTGCAAAAAACGGCTGCATCCGCTGCCTGGTGGGTGTTTGGTACGGCGATTACGTCGGTTGCAACAGCGGCGATCGCAGGTATCCTGGCTGCGGCGGGAGTGAAGTTCCTGGGCTAG
- a CDS encoding hemerythrin domain-containing protein, with product MVLTLDDEKRMAIAQKLADLKAFQNFILRNDQRLINECPDQDVRDRLQNMLEDDQKNIGIIDTVIVQYGVQSEPHPGTNVFIEQFERMMSGNDLSFYHKLIHHELIKHGQAMSGIVIHKAAQKVGADIEVAISPLNTVNFEGRAHQEQLKGIMEQIGVREMTGQDADQGLWARVQDAIAAFSGIAGSVITQNTKKQDMNIQTLIRLDHNKVNTIFTEIGATNDPQKLQEYFGQLYKDLLAHAQAEEEVVYPNVRSFYGDDNTQELYDEQAEMKRMLDEIRAMDPNSVDAFKSKIKDLMGAVGDHIRQEESTMFAAIDRNCNDTQKEQMSTEFKSAKSKIQQHMTATV from the coding sequence ATGGTATTGACATTGGATGATGAAAAGCGGATGGCGATCGCCCAAAAATTGGCGGATTTGAAGGCATTTCAAAACTTCATCTTGAGAAATGATCAACGGCTGATTAACGAGTGCCCTGATCAAGATGTCCGCGATCGCTTGCAAAACATGCTGGAGGATGATCAGAAAAATATAGGCATCATCGATACAGTGATTGTTCAATATGGGGTTCAGTCGGAGCCACATCCCGGAACCAACGTGTTTATTGAACAGTTTGAACGGATGATGTCCGGCAATGATTTGTCGTTCTACCACAAGCTGATTCATCATGAGTTGATCAAACACGGACAAGCTATGAGCGGCATTGTCATCCACAAAGCGGCTCAAAAAGTCGGAGCCGATATTGAAGTAGCAATCTCCCCGCTCAACACCGTTAACTTTGAAGGTCGTGCTCATCAAGAGCAACTCAAAGGCATAATGGAACAGATTGGCGTGCGTGAAATGACGGGTCAGGACGCCGATCAGGGATTGTGGGCACGGGTACAAGATGCGATCGCCGCTTTCTCCGGTATTGCAGGCAGTGTCATCACCCAAAACACGAAAAAACAAGACATGAATATCCAAACGCTGATTCGTTTGGATCACAACAAGGTAAACACCATTTTCACTGAAATCGGAGCAACGAACGATCCACAAAAGCTACAAGAATACTTTGGACAACTCTACAAAGATTTGTTAGCTCACGCACAAGCGGAAGAAGAAGTAGTTTACCCCAACGTTCGTTCTTTTTATGGTGATGACAACACCCAAGAGTTGTACGACGAACAAGCGGAAATGAAGCGGATGCTGGATGAAATTCGAGCCATGGACCCGAATTCCGTCGATGCATTCAAATCTAAAATCAAAGATTTGATGGGTGCGGTTGGCGACCACATTCGTCAAGAAGAAAGCACCATGTTTGCCGCGATCGATCGCAACTGCAATGACACACAAAAAGAACAAATGTCAACGGAATTCAAGTCTGCTAAGAGTAAAATTCAACAACACATGACAGCAACCGTATAG
- a CDS encoding phycobiliprotein lyase, translating into MDITAFFQHSAGKWISQRTSHNFASKQSENGKSTLQIEVMPSDAPDVIKLCELHGVDPASALIGMRISWEGNMDWKTQKQIGSTVLVPLADPAQTNAGRLLSGMGSPGQPSVSGRYVMGSDDALTLITESDTMYFEERIWFAGDNLRLRNSLLKPANGATLASFCSEIRMISQPAPATTPATEEASPTS; encoded by the coding sequence ATGGATATCACAGCGTTTTTTCAACACAGTGCTGGAAAGTGGATTTCACAGCGAACCAGCCACAATTTTGCATCAAAACAATCTGAAAATGGCAAATCGACGCTTCAGATTGAGGTGATGCCAAGTGATGCACCTGACGTGATCAAACTGTGTGAGTTGCATGGAGTTGATCCGGCTTCTGCCCTAATTGGGATGCGGATCAGTTGGGAAGGCAACATGGATTGGAAAACGCAGAAACAGATCGGCTCAACGGTTCTGGTGCCATTGGCAGATCCGGCGCAGACCAATGCAGGTCGGTTGTTGAGTGGCATGGGCAGTCCCGGACAACCCAGTGTTTCAGGTCGTTATGTCATGGGCAGTGATGATGCTCTGACCTTAATCACAGAATCGGACACGATGTATTTTGAGGAGCGCATCTGGTTTGCTGGCGACAACTTGCGCTTGAGAAATAGTTTGCTAAAACCTGCGAATGGAGCGACTTTGGCGTCTTTTTGTTCTGAGATTCGGATGATAAGCCAACCCGCACCCGCTACGACTCCGGCAACCGAAGAAGCCAGCCCAACCAGTTAA
- a CDS encoding GNAT family N-acetyltransferase has protein sequence MRSRVSIRKPTEDDWQALLVLHQASQEFHFPWAFPALTEEGCKAYIRRCQNDDFEGLLICHRESDRIVGVANLSQIFYKAFQNAYLGYYGSAEFAGQGLMTEGLRLVIDYAFFNLGLHRLEANVQPENQRSIALIQRLGFTEEGFSRRYLYINGAWRDHERWALTVEDWV, from the coding sequence ATGCGATCGCGGGTGTCTATCCGAAAACCGACTGAAGACGACTGGCAGGCGTTGTTGGTATTACATCAAGCCAGTCAAGAATTTCATTTTCCCTGGGCATTTCCAGCGTTAACAGAGGAGGGCTGTAAAGCCTACATTCGTCGCTGTCAAAACGACGACTTTGAGGGATTGTTGATCTGTCATCGTGAGAGCGATCGCATTGTGGGCGTTGCCAATCTCAGCCAGATCTTCTACAAAGCCTTTCAAAATGCCTATTTGGGCTACTACGGCAGTGCCGAGTTTGCGGGGCAGGGGTTGATGACCGAGGGATTGCGCCTCGTGATTGACTATGCCTTCTTCAATCTTGGCTTACATCGTCTGGAGGCAAACGTGCAACCCGAAAACCAGAGGTCGATCGCCCTGATCCAACGATTGGGCTTTACAGAAGAGGGATTCTCACGACGGTATCTCTATATCAATGGGGCATGGCGCGATCACGAACGCTGGGCGTTGACCGTGGAGGATTGGGTTTAG